Proteins from a single region of Haloterrigena alkaliphila:
- a CDS encoding aldo/keto reductase, translated as MEYTTLGNTGTTVSRLCFGTWRFAKESGGTVETDREEAHDLLDAAWEQGINFIDTANVYGDPNGTSEEWIGEWLADRDVHREDVVIASKVYFPFDGRGEPGPNDSGLGRKHIRAQIEGTLERLGTDYLDLYYIHRWDEDTPIWETMQTLTELVREGKVRYLGASSMAAWQLTKALWTSDVEGLERFDVTQPMVNAVQYDEVGDYLDVCADQDLAVCPYSPLAGGFLTGKYDRTEDGGVEAPDGSRGSLDEMFDEYYVSERAWDVLEAVESVADEVGATPAQVSLRWLMDQDRFTCVPIVGARTPEQLEENVGAVEIDLDEAQFERIDAARSSNE; from the coding sequence ATGGAGTACACCACGCTCGGCAACACGGGCACGACCGTCTCGAGGCTCTGTTTCGGCACCTGGCGCTTCGCGAAGGAGAGCGGCGGCACCGTCGAAACCGACCGCGAGGAGGCCCACGACCTGCTCGACGCGGCGTGGGAGCAGGGCATCAACTTCATCGATACGGCCAACGTCTACGGCGATCCCAACGGGACCAGCGAGGAGTGGATCGGCGAGTGGCTCGCGGACCGCGACGTTCACCGCGAGGACGTCGTCATCGCCTCGAAGGTCTACTTCCCCTTCGACGGCCGGGGCGAACCCGGTCCGAACGACTCCGGGCTGGGGCGCAAGCACATCCGGGCCCAGATCGAGGGGACCCTCGAGCGGCTGGGAACCGACTACCTCGATCTGTACTACATCCACCGCTGGGACGAGGACACGCCGATTTGGGAGACCATGCAAACGCTCACGGAACTCGTCCGCGAGGGAAAAGTCCGCTATCTCGGCGCCTCGTCGATGGCCGCGTGGCAACTGACGAAGGCGCTGTGGACCAGCGACGTCGAGGGACTCGAGCGGTTCGACGTCACCCAGCCGATGGTCAACGCGGTCCAGTACGACGAGGTGGGCGACTACCTCGACGTCTGTGCCGATCAGGATCTCGCGGTCTGCCCGTATTCGCCACTCGCGGGTGGATTCCTCACCGGCAAGTACGACCGCACCGAAGACGGCGGGGTGGAAGCGCCCGACGGTTCGCGGGGCAGCCTCGACGAGATGTTCGACGAGTACTACGTCAGCGAGCGGGCCTGGGACGTCCTCGAGGCCGTCGAGTCGGTCGCCGACGAGGTCGGCGCCACGCCGGCGCAGGTCTCGCTGCGCTGGCTGATGGACCAGGACCGCTTCACGTGCGTGCCGATCGTCGGCGCGCGGACGCCCGAGCAACTCGAGGAGAACGTCGGCGCGGTCGAGATCGATCTCGACGAAGCGCAGTTCGAGCGGATCGACGCGGCCCGAAGTTCGAACGAGTGA
- a CDS encoding PIN domain-containing protein, which translates to MILDTSFLIDTLRGEETVEEAVRTVDERGTAQVSSITVMELWEGIHLADSSDHERTVVENLLTDVRELPFDRECATTAGAINATLQRDGAPIEDANVMIAATALVHDVPIVTNNVAHFDRIDDLEILTY; encoded by the coding sequence ATGATCCTCGATACGTCGTTTCTCATCGACACACTTCGAGGTGAGGAGACGGTCGAAGAAGCTGTCCGGACAGTCGACGAGCGCGGTACTGCACAAGTGAGTTCGATCACAGTGATGGAACTCTGGGAAGGCATTCACCTCGCGGATTCGTCCGATCACGAGCGAACAGTAGTGGAAAATCTGCTCACGGACGTTCGAGAACTCCCGTTCGATCGCGAGTGTGCGACGACTGCCGGAGCGATCAACGCCACACTGCAACGGGACGGCGCTCCGATCGAGGACGCTAACGTGATGATCGCCGCCACCGCTCTCGTCCACGACGTCCCGATCGTGACGAACAACGTCGCCCACTTCGACCGAATCGACGACCTCGAGATCCTCACGTACTGA
- a CDS encoding antitoxin VapB family protein, which produces MGTKTISLADDAYERLRAEKRENESFSDVVRRLTAGASLEEYYGALSDETADELEAIVSRRRNERTSEQRERVERIVDALE; this is translated from the coding sequence ATGGGGACGAAGACGATCTCGTTAGCAGACGACGCGTACGAACGACTCCGTGCGGAAAAGCGCGAGAACGAGAGTTTCAGTGACGTCGTTCGGCGCCTGACAGCGGGCGCTTCACTCGAGGAGTACTACGGAGCGTTGAGCGACGAAACGGCGGACGAACTCGAAGCAATCGTTTCACGGCGCCGGAACGAGCGAACGAGCGAACAGCGAGAACGAGTCGAACGAATCGTAGACGCGCTCGAATGA
- a CDS encoding TIGR03557 family F420-dependent LLM class oxidoreductase — MTDIGYTLSSEEHVPTELVDIARRAEEAGFDFLSISDHFHPWVSAQGESPFVWSTLGAIATETDDIEVGVGVTCPTIRIHPVNVAHAVATVDELFGDRFTFGVGTGENLNEHVTGERWPEHDVRLEMLDEAMDVMRQLWTGQTTSHHGEHYTVENARLYTCPDEQPTTIASAFGPQTAEWVAETADGLWCSGPKGEPVAAYEDAGGDGPKYTQLHGCYAETEEEAIETIYEQWPNGSIPGELGQELPTPAHFEQAAQLVEKEDIAEAGTTTEPDPQAHIDSIEQAIDAGYDHVYFHQIGDEQELAIEFYEEDVLPSFD, encoded by the coding sequence ATGACCGACATCGGTTACACCCTCTCGAGCGAGGAGCACGTCCCGACCGAACTCGTCGATATCGCCCGCCGGGCCGAGGAGGCGGGCTTCGACTTCCTCTCCATCTCCGACCACTTCCACCCGTGGGTCTCCGCGCAGGGCGAGTCGCCGTTCGTCTGGTCGACGCTGGGCGCGATCGCCACCGAGACCGACGACATCGAGGTCGGCGTCGGCGTCACCTGCCCGACGATCCGAATTCACCCGGTCAACGTCGCCCACGCCGTCGCCACCGTCGACGAACTGTTCGGCGACCGGTTCACGTTCGGCGTCGGCACCGGCGAGAACCTGAACGAACACGTCACCGGAGAGCGCTGGCCGGAACACGACGTCCGCCTCGAGATGTTAGACGAGGCGATGGACGTGATGCGCCAGCTCTGGACCGGCCAGACGACGAGCCACCACGGCGAGCACTACACGGTCGAGAACGCCCGCCTCTACACCTGTCCCGACGAGCAGCCGACGACCATCGCGAGCGCCTTCGGCCCGCAGACCGCGGAGTGGGTCGCCGAGACCGCCGACGGGCTCTGGTGTTCCGGCCCGAAGGGAGAGCCCGTCGCGGCCTACGAGGACGCCGGCGGCGACGGTCCGAAATACACCCAGCTGCACGGCTGTTACGCCGAAACCGAGGAGGAGGCGATCGAGACGATCTACGAGCAGTGGCCCAACGGCTCGATTCCGGGCGAACTCGGGCAGGAGCTGCCGACGCCGGCCCACTTCGAGCAAGCGGCCCAGCTGGTCGAAAAGGAGGACATCGCCGAGGCCGGGACCACCACCGAACCCGACCCGCAGGCTCACATCGACAGCATCGAACAGGCGATCGACGCCGGCTACGATCACGTCTATTTCCACCAGATCGGGGACGAGCAGGAACTGGCGATCGAGTTCTACGAGGAGGACGTGCTTCCGTCGTTCGACTAG
- a CDS encoding GNAT family N-acetyltransferase: MALETQTDSSDEYSVRTFDSGDREGILTLFETEWGTRPSTEWFDWKYVDDPYLSHVPITLAERDDEIVAVQGYVPCRLRRGADVALALKPVDAVVHPDHRRQGLYSRITELGISRYEDRESACFFNFPNGASLGAQEKLGWSEVTVVSTYNRVQRPGSELPDEIASGPIERVTNAASRGGLELCDRLAPFDGTYDIKRYASPPPDLLESIYESEVPRAFHAYREAQYYRWLLDAPSLDHTAYVATRDDRPVAALVTRSDGGDVIIFDSLPLGANHDAFADLLAAVVSDNEDADVLSVTDQTLSPSLLARHGFVSDGMPVVSRFSRPTYMAVRPLWGDDESAPFSRRELVDADNWCPSFLEVKD, translated from the coding sequence ATGGCGCTCGAGACACAGACGGATAGTTCGGACGAGTACAGCGTCCGGACGTTCGATTCGGGGGATCGCGAGGGAATTCTGACGCTGTTCGAGACCGAGTGGGGTACTCGGCCGAGCACCGAGTGGTTCGACTGGAAGTACGTCGACGATCCGTACCTCTCGCACGTTCCGATCACGCTCGCCGAACGGGACGACGAGATCGTCGCCGTACAGGGATACGTGCCCTGTCGGCTCCGCCGCGGTGCGGACGTTGCCCTGGCGCTCAAACCGGTCGACGCGGTCGTCCACCCCGATCACCGTCGACAGGGGCTGTACTCTCGGATTACCGAACTGGGGATCAGTCGCTACGAGGATCGAGAGTCGGCGTGTTTCTTCAATTTCCCGAACGGCGCGTCGCTGGGCGCACAGGAGAAACTCGGCTGGTCGGAAGTAACGGTCGTGTCGACGTACAACCGGGTACAACGGCCGGGCAGCGAGCTTCCGGACGAAATCGCCTCCGGGCCGATCGAGCGGGTGACGAACGCCGCCTCGCGGGGCGGACTTGAGCTGTGCGATCGACTCGCACCCTTCGACGGAACGTACGACATCAAACGGTACGCATCGCCGCCGCCGGACCTCCTCGAGTCGATCTACGAGTCGGAGGTCCCGCGAGCGTTCCACGCCTACCGCGAAGCGCAGTACTACCGCTGGCTGCTCGACGCACCGTCCCTCGACCACACCGCGTACGTGGCCACCCGCGACGACCGTCCCGTCGCCGCGCTCGTCACGCGGTCCGATGGCGGGGACGTGATCATCTTCGATTCGCTTCCGCTGGGCGCGAACCACGACGCGTTCGCCGATCTGCTCGCGGCGGTCGTCTCCGACAACGAGGACGCGGACGTGCTGTCGGTGACCGATCAGACACTCTCGCCGTCGCTGCTCGCCCGCCACGGATTCGTCAGCGACGGGATGCCGGTCGTCTCGCGTTTCAGTCGGCCCACGTACATGGCGGTGCGGCCGCTCTGGGGCGACGACGAGTCGGCGCCGTTCTCCAGACGAGAACTCGTCGACGCGGACAACTGGTGTCCCTCGTTCCTCGAGGTGAAGGATTAG
- a CDS encoding ABC transporter ATP-binding protein, protein MTAVVDATALEKTYGETTALSGASIAVGGGEVFALIGPNGAGKTTLVRALTGTTEPDSGTARVLGESPTAIDRDRLGVLPQDFSPPDRLSARELLEYYAGLYDDPRDPDDVLADVGLADAGDTWYEDLSGGQQRRVCVGSTLVNDPDVLFLDEPTTGIDPAGRRTVWRLIEDLAAAGTTVVLTTHDMAEAERLGDRVGLLADGAVVARGTPAELVAEHGGSSRLTIETTASLEAFADLEYPADRPATGRRHGRPSETVVVRDVDPAEIGTVVDYLEDRGIEYTGLTWAEPDLEDVYLALADRTELERTGRGGSGDGAADESDLARAGETA, encoded by the coding sequence ATGACAGCCGTAGTCGACGCGACTGCTCTCGAGAAGACCTACGGCGAGACGACGGCGCTGTCGGGGGCGTCGATCGCCGTCGGGGGCGGCGAGGTCTTCGCGCTGATCGGTCCGAACGGCGCCGGAAAGACGACGCTCGTCCGCGCGTTGACGGGGACCACCGAACCCGATTCGGGAACGGCACGCGTGCTCGGCGAGTCGCCGACGGCCATCGACCGGGACCGCCTCGGCGTGCTGCCACAGGACTTCTCGCCGCCGGATCGCCTCAGCGCGCGCGAACTCCTCGAGTACTACGCGGGCCTCTACGACGATCCGCGCGACCCCGACGACGTCCTCGCCGACGTCGGCCTCGCGGACGCCGGCGACACCTGGTACGAGGACCTCTCGGGCGGCCAGCAACGACGCGTCTGCGTCGGTTCCACGCTGGTCAACGACCCCGACGTCCTCTTTCTGGACGAGCCGACGACCGGCATCGATCCCGCCGGCCGGCGGACCGTCTGGCGCCTGATCGAGGACCTCGCCGCGGCCGGGACGACCGTCGTCCTCACCACCCACGACATGGCCGAGGCCGAACGCCTGGGCGACCGCGTGGGTCTGCTGGCCGACGGCGCCGTCGTCGCCCGCGGCACCCCCGCGGAACTCGTCGCCGAACACGGCGGCTCGAGTCGGCTTACAATCGAGACGACGGCCTCGCTCGAAGCCTTCGCCGACCTCGAGTATCCGGCCGACCGCCCGGCGACCGGTCGCCGTCACGGCCGGCCGTCGGAAACGGTCGTCGTCCGCGACGTCGATCCCGCCGAAATCGGGACCGTCGTCGACTACCTCGAGGACCGCGGAATCGAATACACCGGCCTGACGTGGGCCGAACCCGACCTCGAGGACGTCTACCTGGCGCTGGCGGACCGGACGGAACTCGAGCGGACCGGTCGGGGGGGTAGCGGTGACGGCGCTGCGGACGAATCGGACCTCGCTCGCGCGGGTGAGACGGCGTGA
- a CDS encoding ABC transporter permease yields the protein MTRVGRVRAATGAGWRSFVRRRTAVFFTFFFPVILIAIFGALVQTDPTGGGLFTEPAAYYVPGYLAVVVLFTPLSRMGSEVARHREGNRFEKLATTPLTRGEWLLAQTAVNAAIIGLASLLILGMVIVLTGAEIAFSPLLVPYVLVGVVCFCGVGAMLGSYTDSQDGAVAASNAIGLPLLFLSETFVSLEQLPGWFEPLVNLSPLTYFARGVRAATYPEAGGSAVAGVDPALANLGILTAVAVIAFTLGARSIPRTD from the coding sequence GTGACTCGCGTCGGCCGCGTCCGCGCGGCGACGGGCGCCGGGTGGCGATCGTTCGTCCGCCGCCGGACGGCGGTCTTCTTCACCTTCTTCTTCCCGGTGATCCTGATCGCCATCTTCGGCGCGCTCGTCCAGACGGATCCGACGGGCGGGGGATTGTTCACCGAGCCGGCGGCCTACTACGTACCGGGCTATCTCGCCGTCGTCGTCCTCTTTACGCCCCTCTCGCGGATGGGCAGCGAGGTCGCGCGCCACCGCGAGGGCAACCGCTTCGAGAAGCTCGCGACGACGCCGCTGACCCGGGGGGAGTGGCTGCTCGCCCAGACCGCCGTCAACGCCGCGATCATCGGCCTCGCGAGCCTGCTGATCCTCGGAATGGTGATCGTCCTGACGGGCGCCGAGATCGCGTTCTCCCCGCTGCTGGTTCCGTACGTCCTCGTCGGCGTCGTCTGTTTCTGCGGCGTCGGCGCGATGCTCGGCAGCTACACCGACTCCCAGGACGGCGCCGTCGCCGCCAGCAACGCCATCGGCCTCCCCTTGCTTTTCCTCTCTGAGACGTTCGTCTCGCTCGAGCAGCTTCCGGGCTGGTTCGAGCCGCTGGTGAACCTCTCGCCGCTGACGTACTTCGCCCGCGGCGTCCGTGCGGCGACGTATCCCGAGGCCGGCGGTTCCGCAGTGGCCGGCGTCGATCCGGCGCTGGCGAACCTCGGAATTCTGACCGCGGTCGCCGTGATCGCGTTCACACTCGGCGCGCGGTCGATTCCGCGGACGGACTGA
- a CDS encoding pyridoxamine 5'-phosphate oxidase family protein: MQVRGSLSPTAITSFLEDATIPVRLACRTSADHLWMCSLWYRLETTAVDDGPSDHDWRLRCATAASADIVSFLESDPEIAFEISTNDPPYTGVRGRGTATIDSDPEKETLRDLLERYLGDTESGLARNLLRAEREEVTITIDPAVVYGWDFTDRMSDTD, translated from the coding sequence ATGCAGGTACGCGGGAGCCTCTCACCGACGGCGATCACGAGCTTTCTCGAGGACGCGACGATTCCGGTCCGACTCGCCTGTCGAACGTCCGCCGACCACCTCTGGATGTGTTCGCTGTGGTACCGACTCGAGACGACGGCCGTGGACGACGGACCGAGCGACCACGACTGGCGACTCCGGTGTGCGACGGCCGCGAGCGCGGATATCGTCTCGTTTCTCGAGAGCGACCCCGAGATCGCCTTCGAAATATCGACGAACGACCCGCCCTACACCGGCGTCAGGGGCCGCGGGACCGCAACGATCGATTCCGATCCGGAGAAGGAGACGCTCCGGGACCTCCTCGAGCGGTATCTCGGCGACACGGAGTCGGGATTGGCGCGGAATCTGCTCCGAGCCGAGCGCGAGGAGGTGACGATCACGATCGATCCGGCCGTCGTGTACGGCTGGGACTTCACGGATCGAATGAGCGATACCGACTGA
- a CDS encoding DUF420 domain-containing protein encodes MATADARRRLREQPIGATIVLTIVGYALVIGTFLLDVPIYPDLSLEQVNLLTDLIAVNNAIATLLLIAGWYWIRAGEIAKHRLAMITAFGLILVFLVLYLLKVGGGGTKEFVGPQLVRYGYLLMLAIHILLSIVSVPVVLYALILGLTHTPAELRTTAHARIGRIAAGAWILSLVLGVVTNLLLNHIYGYEFAGMLAPLV; translated from the coding sequence ATGGCAACCGCCGACGCGAGACGACGGCTTCGAGAGCAGCCGATCGGGGCCACGATCGTCCTCACGATCGTCGGCTACGCGCTCGTCATCGGGACCTTTCTCCTCGACGTCCCGATCTACCCCGATCTCAGCCTCGAGCAGGTCAACCTGCTCACGGATCTGATCGCGGTCAACAACGCGATCGCGACCCTCCTCCTGATCGCGGGCTGGTACTGGATTCGAGCCGGTGAGATCGCGAAGCATCGACTCGCGATGATCACCGCCTTCGGACTGATACTCGTGTTTCTGGTCCTCTACCTCCTCAAGGTCGGCGGGGGCGGCACGAAGGAGTTCGTCGGACCGCAACTGGTGAGATACGGCTACCTGCTCATGCTCGCGATCCACATTCTCCTCTCGATCGTCTCGGTCCCGGTCGTGCTGTACGCGCTGATCCTCGGCCTGACGCACACGCCCGCGGAACTCCGGACCACCGCCCACGCGCGGATCGGCCGCATCGCCGCCGGCGCGTGGATCCTGAGTCTCGTGCTGGGCGTCGTCACCAACCTGCTGCTCAATCACATCTACGGCTACGAGTTCGCGGGTATGCTCGCTCCGCTGGTCTGA
- a CDS encoding J domain-containing protein has translation MESHYEVLGLSPTADEQEVRRAYRTLLKEHHPDQGGSRERFLRIKEAYEEIVGDRPADDPLLDGRSISSGDGPPPRPEAPTYDPDDREAIGADHETLTVTGENLTLTLSALVHDVSLDNLVDGHVPAVTDRTVAFFRVHNTSSHHLPWRGEANTSFIGDDGFLYEGSRIVAPHADRLPERWCGTDVEIPPGRALDAIVIAQEMPADVAVEKVLYTQHGPDAGDDTERYLFELRPLVRERLNRLPFRD, from the coding sequence GTGGAGAGCCACTACGAAGTCCTCGGGCTCTCGCCGACCGCCGACGAGCAGGAGGTACGGCGAGCCTACAGGACGCTGCTGAAGGAACACCATCCCGACCAGGGTGGCTCTCGAGAACGGTTCCTCCGGATCAAGGAGGCCTACGAGGAGATCGTCGGTGACCGGCCGGCGGACGATCCCCTGCTCGACGGCCGGTCGATTTCGTCCGGCGACGGGCCGCCCCCTCGACCCGAGGCCCCGACGTACGATCCCGACGACCGCGAGGCTATCGGCGCCGATCACGAGACGCTGACGGTCACCGGTGAGAATCTCACGCTCACGCTCTCGGCGCTGGTTCACGACGTCTCCCTCGACAACCTCGTCGACGGCCACGTCCCCGCAGTGACCGACCGAACGGTCGCGTTCTTTCGGGTCCACAACACGAGTTCCCACCACCTCCCCTGGCGGGGCGAAGCCAATACGAGTTTCATCGGCGACGACGGCTTCCTCTACGAGGGGTCGCGTATCGTCGCGCCCCACGCCGACCGCCTGCCCGAGCGGTGGTGTGGCACCGACGTCGAGATCCCGCCCGGCCGGGCGCTCGACGCGATCGTCATCGCCCAGGAGATGCCCGCCGACGTCGCCGTCGAGAAGGTGCTCTACACCCAGCACGGTCCCGACGCGGGCGACGACACCGAGCGCTACCTCTTCGAACTCCGACCGCTCGTGCGCGAGCGACTGAATCGGCTGCCGTTCCGCGACTGA
- a CDS encoding HalOD1 output domain-containing protein codes for MTDGDGDSVDSWCRKTPSQTVIEAVAAAEDVSPAELRPPTYESLYAVVDPEALDALFAQRGDGTPRPGGELSFRFCEYEVTIESDGSVSVDESPD; via the coding sequence ATGACCGATGGGGACGGCGACAGCGTCGACTCGTGGTGCCGGAAAACGCCAAGCCAGACGGTCATCGAAGCCGTCGCCGCGGCCGAAGACGTTTCGCCCGCCGAGTTGCGTCCGCCGACGTACGAATCGCTCTACGCCGTCGTCGATCCGGAGGCACTCGACGCACTGTTCGCACAACGGGGCGACGGAACGCCGCGACCTGGCGGTGAACTCTCGTTCCGGTTCTGCGAGTACGAGGTGACCATCGAGTCCGACGGGTCGGTCTCGGTCGACGAATCACCCGACTGA
- the leuS gene encoding leucine--tRNA ligase, translated as MTNHYDHAQVQEFWQYVWERDDVYELDDDAADPTYVLGMFPYTSGTLHMGHVRNYAITDAYARYRRMRGDDVLHPMGWDAFGLPAENAAFERKTDPRSWTEACIRRMREELETMGFGYDWSREITTCEPEYYRWNQWFFKRFYEEGLVEYEGASVNWCPDCETVLAAAQVEEREVGRSESTGRGSDDAASSDVERVCWRCETPVGRRELDQWFFTITDYAEELHDGLEDLEGWPEGVREIQRNWIGRQEGARITFEVSEARSASNGRGEGTEPREHGTVDVFSTRPETIHGATYLAVSPGHELADELAESDPAVADYVEDVRERDPGEVGFAGVETDATARHPLTGDELPVYVAGYVLEDVGTGAVMGVPAHNERDHAFALEHDLPIEGVIAPKNASVEVDLAADPYTGEGILEDSGEYDGLESEAARDRLLEESASIEDDVTYRLRDWLISRQRYWGTPIPVVHCDDCGPVTVPDEELPIELPEFVRTTGNPLDAAEEWKQTTCPDCGGPAERETDTMDTFVDSSWYFLRFLSPGLADAPFDADLADEWLPVDVYVGGEEHAILHLLYTRFFTKALADLGLLSEREPIRELKSQGTVLYDGEKMSSSKGNVVAPREYGAETTRLFVLSAAHPEQDFEWTANNVRGAYDLQQTLYGMAADFVEAGDTRLERRPSDEYLAREIDRTIAAVTEEYERFRFHRAATEIQELARLLRRYREYDRPHEEVYRRGLLTLAALIAPMAPHLGEECWNKLRGEGLVVEADWPDPEGDVADYRRERRLVETTLADVRDIVDTAAIDDPERIELVVAQDWKYEVVRLLADLVDEPADADTGTLVDRVLEADLEADVDRETVATFVAGLLERGSHTELDGVLAPATERSILERGAWLVTDEFDAEVTVRRAAEGDDLAGAARPGKPGIHIS; from the coding sequence ATGACCAATCACTACGATCACGCACAGGTCCAGGAGTTCTGGCAGTACGTCTGGGAGCGCGACGACGTCTACGAACTCGACGACGACGCCGCCGACCCGACATACGTCCTCGGGATGTTCCCCTACACGTCGGGGACGCTCCACATGGGTCACGTCCGCAACTACGCGATCACCGACGCCTACGCCCGCTACCGGCGGATGCGGGGCGACGACGTCCTCCATCCGATGGGGTGGGACGCGTTCGGCCTCCCCGCCGAAAACGCCGCGTTCGAGCGCAAGACCGACCCCCGGTCCTGGACGGAGGCGTGCATTCGGCGGATGCGCGAGGAACTCGAGACGATGGGCTTCGGCTACGACTGGTCCCGCGAGATCACCACCTGCGAACCGGAGTACTACCGGTGGAACCAGTGGTTCTTCAAGCGGTTCTACGAGGAGGGCCTCGTCGAGTACGAGGGGGCCTCGGTCAACTGGTGTCCCGACTGCGAGACCGTGCTCGCTGCTGCACAGGTCGAGGAACGCGAGGTCGGACGTAGTGAGTCCACGGGTCGAGGGAGTGACGACGCCGCGAGCAGTGACGTCGAACGCGTCTGCTGGCGCTGCGAAACGCCGGTCGGCCGCCGCGAGCTCGACCAGTGGTTCTTCACGATCACCGACTACGCCGAGGAACTCCACGACGGGCTCGAGGACCTCGAAGGCTGGCCCGAGGGCGTCCGCGAGATCCAGCGCAACTGGATCGGCCGGCAGGAGGGCGCGCGGATCACGTTCGAAGTGAGCGAGGCGCGTAGCGCCTCGAACGGACGCGGCGAGGGTACCGAGCCGCGGGAGCACGGCACCGTCGACGTCTTCAGCACTCGCCCGGAGACGATCCACGGCGCGACCTATCTCGCCGTCTCGCCGGGCCACGAACTGGCCGACGAGCTCGCCGAGAGCGATCCGGCGGTCGCCGACTACGTCGAGGACGTCCGCGAGCGAGACCCCGGCGAGGTCGGCTTCGCGGGGGTCGAGACCGACGCGACCGCGAGGCATCCGCTCACGGGCGACGAACTCCCCGTCTACGTCGCCGGCTACGTCCTCGAGGACGTCGGTACCGGCGCCGTGATGGGCGTCCCCGCGCACAACGAGCGCGACCACGCGTTCGCGCTCGAGCACGACCTGCCGATTGAGGGCGTGATCGCGCCGAAGAACGCGAGCGTCGAGGTCGACCTCGCGGCGGACCCGTACACGGGCGAGGGCATCCTCGAGGACAGCGGGGAGTACGACGGCCTCGAGAGCGAGGCCGCCCGCGACCGGCTCCTCGAGGAGAGCGCGTCAATCGAGGACGACGTCACCTACCGCCTGCGCGACTGGCTGATCTCCCGGCAACGCTACTGGGGGACGCCGATCCCGGTCGTCCACTGCGACGACTGCGGTCCCGTGACGGTGCCCGACGAGGAGTTGCCCATCGAGTTGCCCGAGTTCGTCCGGACGACGGGGAATCCGTTAGACGCCGCCGAGGAGTGGAAGCAGACCACGTGTCCCGACTGCGGCGGGCCGGCCGAGCGGGAGACGGACACGATGGACACCTTCGTCGACTCCTCCTGGTACTTCCTGCGCTTCCTCTCGCCCGGCCTCGCGGACGCGCCGTTCGACGCCGATCTGGCCGACGAGTGGCTCCCCGTCGACGTCTACGTCGGCGGCGAGGAACACGCCATCCTCCACCTGCTTTACACGCGCTTCTTCACGAAGGCGCTGGCCGATCTTGGGCTGCTCTCCGAGCGCGAACCCATTCGGGAACTCAAGAGCCAGGGGACGGTGCTCTACGACGGCGAGAAGATGTCGAGTTCGAAGGGCAACGTCGTCGCCCCGCGGGAGTACGGCGCGGAGACGACCCGGCTGTTCGTCCTCTCGGCGGCCCACCCGGAACAGGACTTCGAGTGGACCGCGAACAACGTCCGCGGCGCCTACGACCTCCAGCAGACCCTCTACGGCATGGCGGCCGACTTCGTCGAGGCGGGCGATACCCGGCTCGAGCGCCGGCCCAGCGACGAGTACCTCGCCCGGGAGATCGACCGAACGATCGCCGCGGTCACCGAGGAGTACGAGCGGTTCCGGTTCCACCGCGCGGCGACGGAGATTCAGGAACTGGCGCGGCTGCTCCGGCGCTACCGCGAGTACGACCGTCCGCACGAAGAGGTCTATCGGCGCGGACTGCTGACGCTGGCGGCGCTGATCGCGCCGATGGCCCCACACCTCGGCGAGGAGTGCTGGAACAAACTCCGCGGCGAGGGACTGGTCGTCGAAGCCGACTGGCCCGATCCCGAGGGCGACGTCGCCGACTACCGCCGGGAGCGCCGACTCGTCGAAACCACCCTCGCGGACGTCCGCGATATCGTCGACACCGCGGCGATCGACGATCCGGAGCGGATCGAACTCGTCGTCGCGCAGGACTGGAAGTACGAGGTCGTCCGACTGCTGGCCGACCTCGTCGACGAACCGGCCGACGCCGATACCGGAACGCTCGTCGACCGCGTGCTCGAGGCCGACCTCGAGGCCGACGTCGACCGCGAGACCGTCGCGACCTTCGTCGCCGGCCTGCTCGAGCGGGGGAGCCACACGGAACTCGACGGCGTCCTCGCGCCCGCGACGGAACGATCGATTCTCGAGCGAGGGGCCTGGCTCGTTACCGACGAGTTCGACGCCGAGGTCACCGTCAGGCGGGCCGCCGAAGGCGACGACCTGGCGGGGGCCGCCCGCCCGGGCAAGCCCGGGATCCACATCAGTTAA